In Rhodanobacter humi, the following are encoded in one genomic region:
- a CDS encoding DUF190 domain-containing protein yields MSTETSIDGVQLRFYVHMHARHDGLLVSQWLLELAKRHKLGGGSVFRAIAGFGRHGVLHQEAFFELADDLPVAVEFLLRESEAETLLQLVRAAGVELVYSRIPARFGVLGNEETR; encoded by the coding sequence ATGAGCACGGAAACCTCGATCGACGGCGTGCAGCTGCGCTTCTACGTGCACATGCACGCGCGCCACGACGGCCTGCTGGTGTCCCAGTGGCTGCTGGAGCTGGCGAAGCGGCACAAGCTCGGCGGCGGCTCGGTGTTCCGCGCGATCGCCGGCTTCGGCCGCCACGGCGTGCTGCACCAGGAGGCGTTCTTCGAGCTCGCCGACGACCTCCCGGTGGCGGTGGAATTCCTACTGCGCGAGAGCGAGGCGGAGACCCTGCTGCAACTGGTACGCGCGGCCGGCGTGGAGCTGGTGTACTCACGCATCCCCGCGCGCTTCGGCGTGCTCGGCAACGAGGAAACCCGATGA
- a CDS encoding DUF2235 domain-containing protein, giving the protein MSKRRSVVLFDGTWNKPESNTNVERLRRLIAPRDAVGVEQLVEYIPGVGVEPGVARLLGGAFGYGLSGNVKDGYRWLCGQWQPGDEIWLFGFSRGAYTARSLGGMIRKCGLLRRDAGGGVSDEAVTSAYAFYRDTAIKPGDPDAVRWRAARSTETDIHFIGVWDTVGSLGIPDTASWFPFARSRYQFHDTDLSCIVKHAYQALALDEHRADFAPTKWTRNPDMLAPGESPTAKKAEQVEVEQRWFIGAHADVGGGNDHDGAGRVPDPLPELALAWLQRKAMAAGLACSELCVPAPDAAAGVPRDSYGEFMYGIYKTFKPPFDRVIGNGVNETVDESVWRHSRLAADYRSPTLEQALRDDVVGAPPGVA; this is encoded by the coding sequence CGATGCGGTCGGCGTCGAGCAGCTCGTCGAGTACATCCCCGGCGTGGGCGTGGAGCCGGGCGTGGCCCGCCTGCTCGGTGGCGCATTCGGCTACGGCCTGTCCGGCAACGTGAAGGACGGTTACCGCTGGCTGTGCGGGCAGTGGCAGCCCGGCGACGAGATCTGGCTGTTCGGCTTCAGCCGCGGCGCCTACACCGCGCGCAGCCTCGGCGGCATGATCCGCAAGTGCGGCCTGCTGCGCCGCGACGCCGGCGGCGGCGTCAGCGACGAGGCGGTCACGAGCGCCTATGCGTTCTACCGCGACACCGCGATCAAGCCGGGCGACCCCGATGCCGTGCGTTGGCGCGCTGCGCGCTCGACCGAAACGGACATCCATTTCATCGGCGTGTGGGACACCGTGGGCTCGCTGGGCATCCCGGACACCGCCTCGTGGTTTCCGTTCGCCCGTTCGCGCTACCAGTTCCACGACACCGACCTCAGCTGCATCGTCAAGCACGCCTACCAGGCGCTGGCGCTGGACGAGCACCGCGCTGATTTCGCGCCGACCAAGTGGACGCGCAACCCCGACATGCTCGCCCCCGGCGAATCGCCCACCGCGAAGAAGGCCGAGCAGGTCGAGGTGGAGCAGCGCTGGTTCATCGGCGCGCACGCCGACGTGGGCGGCGGCAACGACCACGACGGCGCCGGCCGCGTGCCCGACCCATTGCCGGAGCTCGCATTGGCCTGGCTGCAGCGCAAGGCGATGGCGGCCGGGCTGGCCTGCAGCGAACTCTGCGTGCCGGCGCCCGATGCCGCCGCAGGCGTGCCTCGCGACTCCTACGGCGAATTCATGTACGGCATCTACAAGACGTTCAAGCCGCCGTTCGACCGGGTGATCGGCAACGGCGTCAACGAGACCGTGGACGAGTCGGTGTGGCGGCACAGCCGGCTCGCCGCCGACTACCGCTCGCCCACGCTGGAGCAGGCCTTGCGCGACGACGTGGTGGGTGCGCCACCCGGCGTCGCCTGA
- a CDS encoding NUDIX hydrolase, producing the protein MPYTPIVATLGYVLSPDRTQVLMIHRNARPDDQHLGKYNGLGGKMEPGEDIAACMRREIREEAGIECLSMQLRGTLNWPGFGKQGEDWLGFIFLIDRYEGTPLERNPEGTLEWVARDRLMELPMWEGDRHFLPLVFDADPRPFHGVMPYRDGRMQSWSYTRL; encoded by the coding sequence ATGCCTTACACCCCCATTGTCGCCACGCTCGGCTACGTGCTTTCGCCCGACCGCACGCAGGTGCTGATGATCCACCGCAACGCGCGGCCGGACGACCAGCACCTGGGCAAGTACAACGGCCTCGGCGGCAAGATGGAGCCGGGCGAGGACATCGCCGCCTGCATGCGCCGCGAGATCCGCGAGGAGGCCGGCATCGAGTGCCTGTCGATGCAACTGCGCGGCACGTTGAACTGGCCCGGCTTCGGCAAGCAGGGCGAGGACTGGCTGGGCTTCATCTTCCTGATCGACCGCTACGAAGGCACGCCGCTCGAACGCAACCCCGAAGGCACGCTGGAATGGGTGGCGCGCGACCGGTTGATGGAGCTGCCGATGTGGGAAGGCGACCGCCACTTCCTGCCGCTGGTGTTCGATGCCGATCCGCGCCCGTTCCACGGCGTGATGCCGTACCGGGACGGGCGCATGCAGTCGTGGTCGTACACGCGGCTGTGA
- the cfa gene encoding cyclopropane fatty acyl phospholipid synthase — protein sequence MSQDSLKQRAEDLLLHAGIRIDGNAPTDVRVHDEDLYARVFAHGSLGLGEAYMDGWWDVDDLPGFMTKLLSSHLDEHLKTLDTLIAHLKARFINLQRGEHAFEIGKAHYDLGNDLFHAMLGKRLVYSCGYWAEAGNLDDAQAAKLDLVCRKLRLQPGQRVLDIGCGWGEALKYAAEHYGVSGVGITVSEQQAEFARELCKELPIEIRLQDYHEIDEPFDAVYSIGMFEHVGGKNYRAYFETVRRCLKEDGLSLLHCIGSNGTPAQPDPWIEKYIFPNSMIPAASQVAAALEGLFVVEDWHNFGTDYDRTLTAWRANFDAAWPELSKNYDERFRRMWRYYLGASAAVFRSRRDQLWQLTLSPDGVPGGYRVPR from the coding sequence ATGAGCCAGGATTCATTGAAGCAGCGCGCCGAAGACCTGCTGCTACACGCCGGCATCCGCATTGACGGCAACGCACCCACCGACGTGCGCGTGCACGACGAGGACCTCTACGCCCGCGTGTTCGCGCATGGCTCGCTGGGCCTCGGCGAGGCCTACATGGACGGCTGGTGGGACGTGGACGACCTGCCCGGCTTCATGACGAAGCTGCTGTCCTCGCACCTGGACGAGCACCTCAAGACCCTGGACACCTTGATCGCCCACCTCAAGGCACGCTTCATCAACCTGCAGCGCGGCGAGCACGCGTTCGAGATCGGCAAGGCGCACTACGATCTCGGCAACGACCTGTTCCACGCCATGCTGGGCAAGCGCCTGGTGTACTCCTGCGGCTACTGGGCCGAGGCGGGCAACCTCGACGACGCGCAGGCCGCCAAGCTCGACCTGGTCTGCCGCAAGCTGCGGCTGCAACCCGGCCAGCGCGTGCTCGACATCGGCTGCGGCTGGGGCGAGGCGCTGAAGTACGCGGCCGAGCATTACGGCGTCAGCGGCGTGGGCATCACCGTCTCCGAGCAGCAGGCCGAGTTCGCCCGCGAGCTGTGCAAGGAGTTGCCGATCGAGATCCGCCTGCAGGACTACCACGAGATCGACGAGCCGTTCGACGCGGTGTATTCCATCGGCATGTTCGAGCATGTGGGCGGCAAGAACTACCGCGCCTACTTCGAGACCGTGCGGCGCTGCCTGAAGGAGGACGGCCTCTCGCTGCTGCACTGCATCGGCAGCAACGGCACGCCGGCCCAACCCGATCCATGGATCGAGAAATACATCTTCCCCAACTCGATGATCCCGGCCGCCAGCCAGGTCGCCGCCGCGCTGGAAGGCCTGTTCGTGGTCGAGGACTGGCACAACTTCGGCACCGACTACGACCGCACGCTCACCGCCTGGCGCGCGAACTTCGACGCCGCCTGGCCGGAACTGTCGAAAAACTACGACGAGCGCTTCCGCCGCATGTGGCGCTACTACCTCGGCGCTTCCGCCGCGGTGTTCCGCAGCCGCCGCGACCAGCTGTGGCAGCTCACCCTGAGCCCGGACGGCGTGCCGGGCGGCTATCGCGTGCCGCGCTGA
- a CDS encoding penicillin acylase family protein, giving the protein MTRRRFRWLRGLLLAVPVLLLAALGTGGYLLAGSRAQLDGRVRTGSVQAPVEIQRDALGTVTLRGQSRGDLDYALGYVHAQERYFEMDLTRRTAAGELAELVGPAALAADLGHRRHRLRAVAEAAYAQLPPTQRQELDRYRDGVNAGLAALRVRPWTYLLLGAKPKPWRSEDTLLVIAAMYLDLNHDGRNTRELRVAEMHATLPAPLVDFLLAPDPTWEAPLEGPLSPEPVPPDASVFDLRSLPATRPVADLAAVLAPTHDARRPGSNSFAVAGTLTGTGAAMLANDMHLALRVPDIWFRTRLRYPDPGAPHGKRDVVGVSLPGTPAMIVGSNGQIAWGFTNSYGDWMDWVRVLRDPHDPSRYKVPEGWAALQTHEEIIRVKGGAPHTLKVEDTRWGPIMAKDADGTPLALAWIAQQPRSYNLGLMQLERTASAAAALELAPTFGMPPQNMLVADDAGHIGWTIAGNGVPLRSDADARRPSDWSQPGTGWTGWATPAQYPRVLDPADGRLWTANNRVVGGAALALLGHGGHDLGARAQQIRDDLFAHADFTPGNLLDIQLDDRAVFLSRWQQLLQQTLAGTQEPALRQLRELTAVWRNRADPDSVDYRLVRAFRDAVHDAVLAPFAARVMAKYPDFAWPGLGDPEAAVWMLVQRQPPNLLAPAYPDWHALLLAAARHVADTLGKQPGGLAARRWGEINHAGIDHPLSRALPGFVAHFLDMPDDELPGDDDMPRVARPGFGVSERLDVSPGHEAQGVLEMPGGQSGHPLSPYYGAGHEDWVHGRPTPLQPGPAQHTLTLEPRTMDTK; this is encoded by the coding sequence ATGACCCGGCGCCGTTTCCGCTGGCTGCGCGGCCTGCTGCTCGCGGTGCCGGTCTTGCTGCTGGCCGCGCTCGGCACCGGCGGGTACCTGCTCGCCGGCAGCCGCGCGCAGCTGGACGGCCGCGTCCGCACCGGCAGCGTGCAGGCGCCGGTGGAGATCCAGCGCGACGCGCTGGGCACGGTCACGCTCAGGGGCCAGAGCCGCGGCGACCTCGACTACGCGCTGGGCTACGTGCACGCGCAGGAGCGCTACTTCGAGATGGACCTGACGCGCCGCACCGCCGCGGGCGAGCTGGCCGAACTGGTCGGTCCGGCGGCGCTGGCTGCCGACCTCGGTCATCGCCGCCATCGCCTGCGCGCGGTGGCGGAAGCGGCCTATGCGCAACTGCCGCCCACGCAGCGGCAGGAACTCGACCGCTACCGCGACGGCGTCAACGCCGGACTCGCCGCGCTGCGCGTGCGGCCGTGGACCTACCTGTTGCTGGGTGCGAAACCGAAGCCGTGGCGCTCCGAGGACACGTTGCTGGTGATCGCCGCGATGTACCTCGACCTCAACCACGACGGCCGCAACACGCGCGAGCTGCGCGTGGCCGAAATGCATGCGACGCTGCCCGCCCCGCTGGTGGATTTCCTGCTCGCACCCGATCCCACCTGGGAAGCGCCGCTCGAAGGCCCGCTGTCGCCGGAGCCGGTACCGCCCGACGCCAGCGTGTTCGACCTGCGCAGTCTGCCCGCGACCAGGCCAGTCGCCGACCTCGCCGCCGTGCTCGCGCCCACCCACGACGCGCGCCGCCCCGGCAGCAACAGCTTCGCGGTGGCCGGCACGCTCACCGGCACCGGCGCGGCGATGCTGGCGAACGACATGCACTTGGCGCTGCGCGTGCCGGACATCTGGTTCCGCACTAGGTTGCGCTACCCCGATCCCGGCGCGCCGCACGGCAAGCGCGACGTGGTCGGGGTGAGCCTGCCCGGTACGCCGGCGATGATCGTGGGTTCCAACGGCCAGATCGCCTGGGGCTTCACCAACAGCTACGGCGACTGGATGGACTGGGTGCGCGTGCTGCGCGATCCGCACGATCCCTCGCGCTACAAGGTGCCCGAAGGCTGGGCAGCGTTGCAGACGCACGAGGAGATCATCCGCGTGAAAGGCGGGGCGCCGCACACGCTGAAGGTGGAGGACACGCGCTGGGGCCCGATCATGGCCAAGGACGCCGACGGCACGCCGCTGGCGCTGGCCTGGATCGCCCAGCAACCGCGCAGCTACAACCTCGGCCTGATGCAGCTGGAACGCACCGCCAGCGCCGCGGCCGCGCTTGAGCTCGCGCCCACGTTCGGCATGCCGCCGCAGAACATGCTGGTGGCCGACGACGCCGGCCATATCGGCTGGACCATCGCCGGCAACGGCGTCCCGCTGCGCAGCGACGCCGATGCCCGGCGGCCCTCCGACTGGTCGCAGCCCGGCACGGGCTGGACCGGCTGGGCCACGCCCGCGCAGTACCCGCGCGTGCTCGACCCCGCCGACGGCCGGCTGTGGACCGCGAACAACCGCGTGGTGGGCGGCGCCGCGCTGGCCCTGCTCGGCCACGGCGGCCACGACCTCGGCGCCCGTGCGCAACAGATCCGTGACGACCTGTTCGCGCATGCGGATTTCACCCCCGGCAACCTGCTCGACATCCAGCTCGACGACCGCGCCGTCTTCCTCAGCCGCTGGCAGCAGTTGCTGCAGCAGACCCTGGCCGGCACGCAGGAACCGGCGCTGCGCCAGTTGCGCGAGCTCACCGCCGTCTGGCGCAACCGTGCCGACCCGGACAGCGTGGACTACCGGCTGGTGCGCGCGTTCCGCGACGCGGTGCACGACGCCGTGCTCGCACCGTTCGCCGCACGCGTCATGGCGAAGTATCCCGACTTCGCCTGGCCCGGCCTCGGCGACCCGGAGGCCGCGGTGTGGATGCTGGTGCAGCGCCAGCCGCCGAACCTGCTGGCCCCGGCCTACCCGGACTGGCATGCGCTGCTGCTGGCCGCCGCGCGCCATGTGGCCGACACCCTGGGCAAGCAGCCCGGCGGCCTCGCCGCGCGCCGCTGGGGTGAGATCAACCACGCCGGCATCGATCACCCGCTGTCGCGCGCCCTGCCCGGCTTCGTGGCGCACTTCCTCGACATGCCCGACGACGAACTGCCCGGCGATGACGACATGCCACGCGTGGCGCGCCCCGGCTTCGGCGTCTCCGAGCGCCTGGACGTGTCGCCCGGCCACGAGGCGCAAGGCGTGCTGGAAATGCCCGGCGGCCAGAGCGGTCACCCGCTGTCGCCGTACTACGGCGCCGGCCACGAGGACTGGGTGCACGGCCGCCCCACCCCGCTGCAACCCGGCCCCGCGCAGCACACGCTGACGCTCGAGCCGAGGACCATGGACACCAAATAA
- a CDS encoding phosphodiester glycosidase family protein gives MMLRPSSEPCTRRWRWLPLLALLAGAAGCGASARAPHSRELSFDGQTYRVVTLDLKHDPLSLHWRDPASGEAYGDIETLQQWGEAHGRRLLFATNAGIYDRKAAPLGLYVENGKTLVPLNMAHGNPASGNFSLLPNGVFAIYPDGHAAVHTSAAFKADGKPVRWATQSGPMLVIDGQLNPSFVDDSGSLKWRSGVCAKTPHEVVFAVSEVPVNFHGFARLFRDKLGCRDALYLDGSISQVFVDGEGYAGAPAFLVKPYAGIFAVFVPQ, from the coding sequence ATGATGCTTCGCCCATCCTCCGAGCCTTGCACTCGCCGCTGGCGCTGGCTGCCGCTGCTGGCGCTGCTCGCGGGCGCGGCCGGCTGCGGCGCCTCGGCGCGCGCGCCGCACAGCCGCGAGCTGAGCTTCGACGGCCAGACCTACCGCGTGGTGACGCTCGACCTGAAACACGACCCGCTCAGCCTGCACTGGCGCGACCCGGCCAGCGGCGAGGCCTACGGCGACATCGAGACCCTGCAGCAATGGGGCGAGGCGCACGGCCGGCGCCTGCTGTTCGCCACCAACGCCGGCATCTACGACCGCAAGGCCGCACCGCTGGGCCTGTACGTGGAGAACGGCAAGACGCTGGTGCCGCTGAACATGGCGCACGGCAACCCCGCCTCCGGCAACTTCTCGCTGCTGCCGAACGGCGTGTTCGCGATCTACCCCGACGGCCACGCCGCCGTGCACACCAGCGCCGCATTCAAGGCCGACGGCAAGCCGGTGCGCTGGGCCACCCAGTCCGGCCCGATGCTGGTCATCGACGGGCAGCTCAACCCCAGTTTCGTGGACGATTCCGGCAGCCTGAAATGGCGCAGCGGCGTCTGCGCGAAGACGCCGCATGAAGTGGTGTTCGCGGTCAGCGAGGTGCCGGTGAACTTCCACGGCTTCGCGCGGCTGTTCCGCGACAAGCTGGGCTGCCGCGACGCGCTGTACCTGGACGGCAGCATCTCGCAGGTCTTCGTCGACGGCGAAGGCTACGCCGGCGCGCCGGCGTTCCTGGTCAAGCCCTACGCGGGCATCTTCGCGGTGTTCGTGCCGCAATGA
- a CDS encoding lipoate--protein ligase family protein: MSRSDWRDHDWQLIHAAPQSPLLHMALDEALLDAVGAGRRQPTLRLWEWASPAVVIGRFQSLRNEVDGDAAQRHGIEVVRRISGGGAMFIEPGNTITYSIYAPLSMVEGLSFQESYALMDSWVLEALRELGIEAWYQPLNDLASAAGKIGGAAQTRRGGALLHHVTMAYDIDAAKMLDVLRIGREKLSDKGTASAAKRVDPLRSQTGLPRAAVVERMLATFRRLHGLADDHLRDDELAQAQALVEDKFGTYAWIADVP; this comes from the coding sequence ATGAGCCGCAGCGACTGGCGCGACCACGACTGGCAGCTGATCCACGCGGCACCGCAGTCGCCGCTGCTGCACATGGCGCTGGACGAGGCTTTGCTTGACGCGGTCGGCGCGGGCCGTCGCCAGCCCACGCTGCGCCTGTGGGAATGGGCGTCCCCCGCGGTGGTGATCGGCCGCTTCCAGTCGCTGCGCAACGAGGTGGACGGCGACGCCGCGCAACGCCACGGCATCGAGGTGGTGCGGCGCATCTCCGGCGGCGGCGCGATGTTCATCGAGCCGGGCAACACCATCACCTATTCGATCTACGCGCCGCTGTCGATGGTCGAGGGCCTGAGCTTCCAGGAATCCTATGCGCTGATGGACTCGTGGGTGCTCGAAGCGCTGCGCGAGCTTGGCATCGAGGCCTGGTACCAGCCGCTCAACGACCTCGCCTCCGCCGCGGGCAAGATCGGCGGCGCCGCGCAGACCCGCCGCGGCGGCGCGCTGCTGCACCACGTCACCATGGCCTACGACATCGACGCGGCGAAGATGCTGGATGTGCTGCGCATCGGCCGCGAGAAGCTCTCCGACAAGGGCACCGCCAGCGCCGCCAAGCGCGTGGACCCGCTGCGCAGCCAGACCGGCCTGCCGCGCGCCGCCGTGGTGGAGCGCATGCTGGCCACGTTCCGACGGCTGCACGGCCTCGCCGACGACCACCTGCGCGACGACGAACTGGCGCAGGCGCAGGCTCTCGTGGAGGACAAGTTCGGCACGTACGCCTGGATCGCCGACGTGCCCTGA
- the parC gene encoding DNA topoisomerase IV subunit A: MNLQANYEQIPLKEYAERAYLDYSMYVVLDRALPFVGDGLKPVQRRIVYAMSELGLAASAKPKKSARTIGDVIGKFHPHGDSSCYEAMVLMAQPFSYRYPLVDGQGNFGSPDDPKSFAAMRYTESKLSPIAEALLGELGQGTVDWVPNFDGTLEEPSWLPARVPHVLLNGSMGIAVGMATDIPPHNLRELVTACIRLLDEPDATVTELCEHVRGPDYPTEAEIITPRAELLAMYQNGIGSVRARAVFQREEGNIVITALPHQVSPSKILEQIAAQMRAKKLPMIEDLRDESDHENPIRLVLVPRSSRVDADELMPHLFATTDLEKSFRVNLNMIGLDGRPQVKDLKKILGEWLTFRTSTVTRRLNHRLAKVERRLHLLEGLRIAYLNLDEVIHIIRTEEEPKAKLMARFGLSEEQTDYILETRLRQLARLEEMKINAERDQLEEERARINVLLKSPAKLKSLIKDELRADAEKYGDARRSPLVEREAAQALDESALVASEPVTVVLSQKGWIRAAKGHDIDAEGLSYREGDGLLATMKARTTQQIAVIDATGRSYSTPAHTLPSARGNGEPLTGRFTPPAGASFDALTAGDNDTRLILATDFGYGFVTRFEALTGRNKAGKQIISLSDGAKVLAPQASADPARDRIVVVTTEGHLLMFSVAELPELDKGKGNKLIEIPKKQLMEGERVAGVAVVAEGKGEVTMYAGARKLTLRWADLVEYGGNRATRGGLLPRGLRRVERIETTA, from the coding sequence ATGAACCTGCAAGCCAACTACGAACAGATCCCGCTCAAGGAATACGCCGAGCGGGCGTATCTCGACTATTCGATGTACGTGGTGCTGGACCGCGCCCTGCCCTTCGTGGGCGACGGCCTGAAGCCGGTGCAGCGGCGCATCGTCTACGCGATGAGCGAGCTGGGCCTGGCCGCCAGCGCGAAGCCGAAGAAATCCGCGCGCACCATCGGCGACGTGATCGGCAAGTTCCATCCGCATGGCGATTCGTCGTGCTACGAAGCGATGGTGCTGATGGCGCAGCCGTTCTCCTACCGCTATCCGCTGGTGGACGGCCAGGGCAACTTCGGCTCGCCGGACGATCCGAAGAGCTTCGCGGCGATGCGCTACACCGAGAGCAAGCTCAGCCCGATCGCCGAGGCGCTGCTGGGCGAACTGGGCCAGGGCACGGTGGACTGGGTGCCGAACTTCGACGGCACGCTGGAGGAACCCAGCTGGCTGCCCGCGCGCGTGCCGCACGTGCTGCTCAACGGCTCGATGGGCATCGCGGTGGGCATGGCCACCGACATCCCGCCGCACAACCTGCGCGAACTGGTGACCGCCTGCATCCGCCTGCTGGACGAGCCGGACGCCACGGTGACCGAGCTTTGCGAGCACGTGCGCGGCCCGGACTACCCCACCGAGGCGGAAATCATCACTCCGCGCGCGGAACTCTTGGCGATGTACCAGAACGGCATCGGCTCGGTGCGCGCCCGCGCGGTGTTCCAGCGCGAGGAAGGCAACATCGTCATCACCGCGCTGCCGCACCAGGTGAGCCCGTCCAAGATCCTCGAGCAGATCGCCGCGCAGATGCGCGCGAAGAAGCTGCCGATGATCGAGGACCTGCGCGACGAGTCCGACCACGAGAACCCGATCCGCCTGGTGCTGGTGCCGCGCTCCAGCCGCGTCGACGCCGACGAGCTGATGCCGCACCTGTTCGCCACCACGGACCTGGAGAAGAGTTTCCGCGTCAACCTCAACATGATCGGCCTGGACGGCCGCCCGCAGGTGAAGGATCTCAAGAAGATCCTCGGCGAATGGCTGACGTTCCGCACCTCGACGGTGACGCGCCGCCTCAACCATCGCCTCGCCAAGGTCGAGCGCCGCCTGCACCTGCTGGAAGGCCTGCGCATCGCCTACCTCAACCTCGACGAGGTGATCCACATCATCCGCACCGAGGAGGAGCCGAAGGCCAAGCTGATGGCGCGCTTCGGCCTCAGCGAGGAACAGACCGACTACATCCTCGAAACCCGCCTGCGCCAGCTGGCGCGGCTGGAGGAGATGAAGATCAACGCCGAGCGCGACCAGCTCGAAGAGGAGCGCGCACGCATCAACGTGCTGCTGAAGTCGCCGGCCAAGTTGAAGAGCCTCATCAAGGACGAGCTGCGCGCCGACGCGGAAAAATACGGCGACGCCCGCCGCTCGCCGCTGGTCGAGCGCGAAGCCGCGCAGGCACTGGACGAAAGCGCGCTGGTGGCCAGCGAGCCGGTCACCGTGGTGCTCAGCCAGAAGGGCTGGATCCGCGCGGCCAAGGGCCACGACATCGACGCCGAAGGCCTGAGCTACCGCGAAGGCGACGGCCTGCTCGCCACGATGAAGGCGCGCACCACGCAGCAGATCGCGGTGATCGACGCCACCGGCCGCAGCTATTCCACGCCCGCGCACACCCTGCCCTCCGCGCGCGGCAATGGCGAACCGCTCACCGGGCGCTTCACGCCGCCGGCCGGCGCCAGCTTCGACGCGCTGACCGCCGGCGACAACGACACCCGGCTGATCCTCGCCACCGACTTCGGCTACGGCTTCGTCACCCGCTTCGAGGCGCTCACCGGCCGCAACAAGGCCGGCAAGCAGATCATCAGCCTCAGCGACGGCGCCAAGGTGCTGGCGCCGCAGGCCAGCGCCGACCCCGCGCGCGACCGCATCGTGGTGGTCACCACGGAAGGCCATCTCCTGATGTTCTCGGTGGCCGAGTTGCCGGAACTCGACAAGGGCAAGGGCAACAAGCTGATCGAGATTCCGAAGAAGCAGCTGATGGAGGGCGAGCGCGTGGCTGGCGTCGCCGTGGTCGCCGAAGGCAAGGGTGAAGTCACCATGTACGCCGGCGCGCGCAAGCTCACCCTGCGCTGGGCCGACCTGGTGGAATACGGCGGCAACCGCGCCACCCGCGGCGGCCTGCTGCCGCGCGGCCTGCGCCGCGTCGAACGCATCGAGACGACGGCGTAG
- the crcB gene encoding fluoride efflux transporter CrcB, producing MNLNGFIAVGLGGALGCWLRWLLGIALNPIFPTVPLGTLAANLLGGLIMGCMMGIFEHFQTLPPELRLFVLTGFLGGLTTFSTFSAEADTLLLRQQYLWFGGHVAMHLVGTLGMTIVGIALTRGLLRH from the coding sequence GTGAACCTCAACGGATTCATCGCGGTGGGCCTGGGCGGCGCGCTGGGCTGCTGGCTGCGCTGGCTGCTCGGCATCGCGCTCAACCCGATCTTCCCCACCGTGCCGCTGGGCACGCTGGCGGCGAACCTGCTGGGCGGCCTGATCATGGGCTGCATGATGGGCATCTTCGAGCACTTCCAGACCCTGCCGCCGGAACTGCGGCTGTTCGTGCTGACCGGTTTTCTCGGCGGCCTCACGACCTTTTCCACATTCTCCGCCGAGGCCGACACCTTGCTGCTGCGCCAGCAATACCTGTGGTTCGGCGGCCACGTGGCGATGCACCTGGTCGGCACGCTGGGCATGACCATCGTGGGCATCGCGCTCACCCGCGGCCTGCTGCGGCATTGA
- a CDS encoding biotin--protein ligase, with protein MHGEYKMPGGKLVVVDLTLHDGRFAGVRLSGDFFLEPDAALPAINAALEGQPIAIDDATLGTAIDAALPAGTTMYGISSAAIVVALRRALHEGAPA; from the coding sequence ATGCACGGCGAATACAAGATGCCCGGCGGCAAGCTGGTGGTGGTCGACCTCACTCTGCACGACGGCCGCTTCGCCGGCGTGCGGCTGAGCGGAGACTTCTTCCTCGAACCCGACGCGGCGCTGCCGGCGATCAATGCCGCACTCGAAGGCCAGCCCATAGCCATTGACGACGCCACGCTGGGCACCGCCATCGACGCCGCCCTGCCCGCGGGCACCACGATGTACGGCATCTCCAGCGCAGCCATCGTCGTCGCGCTGCGCCGCGCCCTGCACGAAGGAGCGCCCGCATGA